The following coding sequences are from one Leptospira mayottensis 200901116 window:
- a CDS encoding LIC_11883 family protein yields MRRSKSIISIKMNIKFDVFLRTVAFFILFLFLNVSVFAQNSDWKEYSLRELIGRLKYYTYAKVAQSLKKEYAINQEQVWEDEVCTIPVPPLPGPFFCGLLKQQVPSESQKLTPSPETMSSSPISEKLPTSASETLSLNPSLKVYKNIQLYSGTTISGKNVVKIDSEENPGESLRAFYLNNGQLSHYEFQDRILIFDWVGSKLNAILEVKTDPIRRPLGGREILFP; encoded by the coding sequence ATGAGAAGATCAAAAAGTATTATCTCTATTAAGATGAATATCAAGTTCGACGTTTTTTTAAGGACTGTTGCGTTTTTTATTCTATTCTTATTTTTGAATGTTTCCGTCTTTGCACAAAATTCGGATTGGAAGGAATATTCACTTAGAGAATTGATAGGACGGCTCAAGTATTATACGTATGCGAAAGTTGCGCAAAGTTTAAAAAAAGAATACGCGATTAATCAAGAGCAGGTGTGGGAAGACGAAGTTTGTACGATCCCCGTTCCTCCACTTCCCGGACCTTTTTTCTGCGGGCTCTTAAAACAGCAAGTTCCGTCCGAGTCTCAAAAGTTGACACCTTCGCCTGAAACGATGTCTTCTTCTCCAATCTCCGAAAAGCTCCCTACATCCGCTTCCGAAACTCTTTCTCTTAATCCGAGTTTGAAAGTATATAAGAATATTCAATTATACTCGGGAACCACGATTTCCGGAAAAAACGTGGTGAAAATCGATTCGGAAGAAAATCCGGGAGAATCTTTACGGGCATTTTATCTAAACAACGGACAACTCAGTCATTACGAGTTTCAGGACAGGATTCTCATTTTTGACTGGGTCGGTTCCAAATTGAACGCGATCTTGGAAGTGAAAACTGATCCAATACGCAGACCGCTTGGCGGAAGAGAAATTTTGTTTCCATGA
- a CDS encoding lipoprotein LipL46, whose product MNRFLTTRLISALAVISFAVNCGSSGSTRGKKKEFYEKEGNKVTVIGEAPIYNGDKQIAKQRALKDAKINAVRKVIGEEISNKSKASDGESLGSSLLSKTDAFVKSYDIIDEAEGKIDTQPMLKLTVRCEVEESKISTAVDNLLADVGNPRVAVLVLGKVGGAPVAPASANNFGEAEIIKALKKNGNKIIDPALTAKKVSKTQVDTENVEGSPLIKILAEALQAEVLVLGTVETEDQQPLDSVNGKALERTIYNTAATGTYKVVLLWGDGKIVDSGSADGRGADITQKVSREKAISEWATSVSKKVNAQLKEEWFNLTENNPIVLKFTGLSADEATKFKDDLTEFTAVKEVNVRTSDTNGSEWEVIYPGKDSLFQEELVYKKDRGFSFLATKSLEVKSASRGVVNLEFKPLK is encoded by the coding sequence ATGAATCGTTTCCTTACTACCAGGCTCATCTCAGCCTTAGCAGTTATTTCGTTCGCAGTAAACTGCGGTTCTTCCGGATCCACTCGCGGTAAGAAAAAAGAATTCTACGAAAAAGAAGGTAACAAAGTTACCGTGATCGGAGAAGCTCCTATTTATAACGGCGACAAACAAATCGCAAAACAAAGAGCTTTGAAAGACGCAAAAATCAACGCGGTTCGCAAAGTGATCGGCGAAGAAATCAGTAACAAAAGTAAGGCGTCCGACGGAGAAAGTTTAGGTTCTAGCCTTCTTTCTAAAACAGACGCATTCGTTAAAAGTTACGACATCATCGACGAAGCCGAAGGTAAAATCGATACTCAGCCTATGTTAAAACTTACCGTTCGATGCGAAGTGGAAGAATCTAAAATCTCCACTGCAGTTGACAATCTTCTCGCCGACGTCGGTAATCCGAGAGTTGCTGTTTTAGTTCTCGGTAAAGTGGGTGGCGCGCCGGTTGCACCTGCAAGTGCGAACAATTTTGGGGAAGCCGAAATCATCAAAGCTTTGAAAAAGAATGGAAACAAAATTATTGATCCAGCTCTTACCGCCAAAAAAGTAAGTAAAACTCAAGTGGATACGGAAAATGTAGAAGGTTCTCCCTTGATCAAAATTCTTGCGGAAGCACTTCAGGCCGAGGTGTTAGTTCTTGGAACTGTAGAAACAGAAGACCAACAACCCTTGGATTCTGTAAACGGAAAAGCTCTGGAAAGAACCATTTACAACACGGCGGCAACCGGAACTTACAAAGTGGTTCTTCTTTGGGGAGATGGAAAAATCGTTGATAGCGGTAGCGCGGACGGTCGAGGAGCCGATATCACTCAAAAAGTTTCCAGAGAAAAAGCGATTTCCGAATGGGCAACTTCCGTTTCTAAAAAAGTAAACGCTCAGTTGAAAGAAGAATGGTTCAATCTTACGGAAAATAATCCAATCGTTTTGAAGTTCACCGGACTGAGTGCCGACGAAGCGACCAAGTTCAAAGACGATCTCACCGAGTTTACCGCTGTAAAAGAAGTGAACGTTAGAACTTCCGATACGAACGGTTCCGAATGGGAAGTGATTTATCCAGGCAAAGATTCTCTCTTTCAAGAGGAATTGGTTTATAAAAAAGACAGAGGTTTCTCTTTTTTAGCGACTAAGTCTTTGGAAGTAAAATCCGCAAGTCGTGGAGTAGTTAACTTAGAATTCAAACCTTTGAAATAA
- a CDS encoding exo-beta-N-acetylmuramidase NamZ family protein: protein MLNTKINKKFFLSVIFFLLFPSIACAEKSFRKHISDSKYVPSEIEFYSDVLPGLSGKNVILITNPSGIGRSPEKILREFKKHNVKIKHLIGLEHGFLGLEEDFSKSPVTIDEFFNLPIYHIYRVKNAELPAILKGTDVILFDVQDMGMRCYTYLTVLKRIMDGIPDSKNTKLIVLDHVNPALYLKGRGEMIDKKFLNFAGEFPSLFFGGLTLGESAAYYNAEYLENRVQLKIISPKNAKRSFDWDKEGIPWITPSPNLPTVDSAVNYLGLVLLEGVNVSVGRGTTAPFVYFGAPWMIEPEKLAEELNQNSGGDYYYQTVFFKPVFGPYKNEICRGLRLTVINRKYDPLKMVFQLIVALKSNYKEFKWRLYPDGTYNIDFLWGTESFRKAVDSGKNYDQYSKYLSSAEKEYNEKIKKYYLY, encoded by the coding sequence ATGCTCAACACAAAAATAAATAAAAAGTTCTTTCTTTCAGTTATTTTTTTTCTTTTGTTCCCTTCGATTGCGTGCGCGGAAAAAAGTTTCCGCAAACATATCTCGGATTCGAAATACGTTCCTTCCGAAATCGAATTTTATTCCGATGTTCTCCCCGGCCTTTCCGGAAAGAACGTGATTCTAATCACAAATCCATCCGGAATTGGTAGAAGTCCCGAAAAAATTCTGAGAGAATTTAAAAAGCATAACGTAAAAATCAAACATCTGATCGGGCTCGAACACGGGTTTTTGGGATTGGAGGAAGATTTCAGCAAATCTCCGGTTACGATAGATGAATTTTTCAATCTTCCGATCTATCATATTTATCGAGTGAAGAATGCAGAACTTCCCGCGATTTTGAAAGGCACTGATGTGATCCTTTTCGACGTTCAAGATATGGGAATGAGATGTTATACTTACTTAACGGTTTTAAAAAGAATCATGGATGGAATTCCGGACTCGAAGAATACAAAATTGATCGTTTTGGATCATGTAAACCCCGCTCTTTATTTAAAAGGAAGGGGAGAGATGATCGATAAAAAATTTCTCAACTTTGCAGGAGAATTCCCTTCCCTTTTCTTCGGAGGTTTGACTTTAGGAGAGTCGGCTGCTTATTACAACGCGGAATACTTGGAAAATAGAGTTCAGTTGAAAATCATATCACCTAAAAACGCAAAACGTTCTTTCGATTGGGATAAGGAAGGAATTCCTTGGATTACGCCTTCTCCGAATTTGCCGACCGTAGACTCGGCGGTTAATTATCTAGGACTCGTTTTATTGGAAGGAGTGAATGTTTCTGTGGGAAGAGGAACGACGGCCCCTTTCGTATATTTCGGAGCTCCTTGGATGATCGAACCTGAAAAATTAGCGGAAGAATTGAATCAAAACTCAGGAGGAGACTATTATTATCAAACCGTGTTCTTCAAGCCGGTGTTCGGTCCGTATAAAAATGAGATCTGTAGGGGATTACGACTAACGGTCATAAATCGAAAATATGATCCTCTCAAAATGGTGTTTCAGTTGATCGTTGCCTTAAAATCGAATTATAAGGAATTTAAATGGAGATTGTATCCAGATGGAACCTATAACATTGATTTCCTTTGGGGAACGGAATCCTTTCGAAAAGCGGTCGACTCCGGAAAAAACTACGACCAATATTCGAAATATTTAAGCTCCGCCGAGAAAGAATACAATGAGAAGATCAAAAAGTATTATCTCTATTAA